The genomic DNA AAGACCGGGATGTCCTCGATGCAGATCGGCACCTCCTCGGGGAGGTCGATCGGGATGATGTCGCCCACCTTCAGCCGGGTGAGCTGGCGCAGGTCGATGCGGCGGCGCGCCAGCACGCTCGACACGTTGACCTCGGCCGACATCAGCTGCTCGCGCATCGACACGTTCCAGCTCTCGTCGCGGTCGACGCGGTCGGACTGGATGCCGGCATCGAGCAGCTCGCGGATCGGCTCGAGCATCGAGTAGGGCAGGGTGACGTGGATCTCGCCGCCGCCGCCTTCGAGGTCCACGTGGAAGCGGCTGACCACCACGTACTCGCGCGGGGTGACGATATTGGCGAAGTGCGGGTTGATCTCGGAGTTGAGGTATTCGCACTCCACGTCCAGCACCGGTGCCCAGGCCTCGGCGAGGTCGGCGAAGGTCTGCTTGAGCATCAGCTGGATCACCCGCATCTCGGTCGCGGTGAACTCGCGGCCCTCGATGCGGGTGGGGTAGCGGCCATCGCCGCCGAAGAAGT from Luteimonas sp. YGD11-2 includes the following:
- the fliM gene encoding flagellar motor switch protein FliM, translating into MSTHDLLSQDEIDALLHGVDSGVVDTEPAPDPGVARTYDFASQDRIIRGRMPTMEMVNERFVRLWRIGLFNLIRRSADISVRGIDLIKFGDYLHQLYVPTNLNLIKFKPLRGTGLIVFEPKLVFSVVDNFFGGDGRYPTRIEGREFTATEMRVIQLMLKQTFADLAEAWAPVLDVECEYLNSEINPHFANIVTPREYVVVSRFHVDLEGGGGEIHVTLPYSMLEPIRELLDAGIQSDRVDRDESWNVSMREQLMSAEVNVSSVLARRRIDLRQLTRLKVGDIIPIDLPEEVPICIEDIPVFTGRFGTANGNNVVKITRTHPPGTQPQRRTDPQDLPA